Proteins found in one Campylobacter concisus genomic segment:
- the gpmI gene encoding 2,3-bisphosphoglycerate-independent phosphoglycerate mutase: MSQKTILIITDGIGFNKSGKFNAFEAAKKPNYEKFFKEIPNSLIKTSGNAVGLPEGQMGNSEVGHMCIGSGRVLYQNLVKISRSFADGSIAENEALKTLFKKCKKIHIIGLYSDGGVHSHMEHFDGMCELASKNGCEVFAHAITDGRDVSPNSGINFIKSLEAKFKVATVCGRFYAMDRDRRWERVKEAYDSLVNGANLSSLSPSEYLQKSYDEGVTDEFVKPASFNGFKGMGEDDGVIFINFRNDRVREICEALGEEKFSEFERPFAIKNLITMTEYDANFNFEVLFKNEKIKNTLSEVIAAAGLRQLHTAETEKYAHVTFFFNGGVEELASNETRVLIPSPKVKTYDEKPEMSAAEVCKAVLKGMDDEQDFIVVNFANGDMVGHTGNYEAAIKAVEAVDTALGEIYTKAKEKNYAMIITSDHGNCEEMRDSSGELLTNHTTYDVFCFVMADGVKKVKNGGLNNIAPSVLKIMGLEIPAEMDEALI; this comes from the coding sequence ATGAGTCAAAAAACTATTTTAATAATAACTGATGGTATTGGATTTAATAAAAGCGGTAAATTTAACGCATTTGAGGCGGCTAAAAAGCCAAATTATGAGAAATTTTTTAAAGAAATTCCAAACTCGCTCATAAAGACATCTGGAAACGCTGTGGGACTACCTGAAGGGCAGATGGGAAACAGCGAAGTAGGGCATATGTGCATAGGAAGTGGGCGAGTTTTGTATCAAAATTTGGTCAAAATTTCACGTAGCTTCGCTGATGGCTCTATAGCAGAAAATGAAGCCCTAAAAACTCTTTTTAAAAAGTGCAAAAAGATTCACATCATAGGGCTTTATAGCGATGGCGGCGTGCACTCACATATGGAGCATTTTGATGGTATGTGTGAGCTTGCCAGCAAAAATGGTTGCGAAGTTTTTGCTCACGCTATCACCGACGGACGCGACGTTAGCCCAAATAGTGGCATAAATTTCATAAAAAGCTTAGAGGCTAAATTTAAGGTAGCTACCGTTTGTGGAAGATTTTACGCGATGGATAGGGATAGACGCTGGGAACGTGTAAAAGAGGCCTACGATAGCTTGGTAAATGGAGCAAATTTAAGCAGCTTATCGCCAAGTGAGTATCTACAAAAAAGCTACGATGAGGGCGTGACAGATGAGTTTGTAAAGCCAGCAAGCTTTAATGGCTTTAAGGGCATGGGCGAAGATGACGGCGTGATCTTTATAAATTTTAGAAATGATAGAGTAAGAGAGATTTGCGAGGCTCTGGGCGAAGAGAAATTTAGCGAGTTTGAGCGACCTTTTGCTATCAAAAATCTAATTACTATGACCGAATACGACGCAAATTTTAATTTTGAAGTGCTATTTAAAAATGAAAAGATAAAAAACACCCTAAGCGAGGTCATAGCAGCGGCTGGACTAAGGCAGCTTCACACGGCTGAGACTGAAAAATACGCCCACGTCACATTTTTCTTTAACGGTGGCGTCGAGGAGTTAGCTAGCAATGAAACGAGGGTACTAATCCCTAGTCCAAAGGTAAAAACCTACGACGAGAAGCCAGAGATGAGCGCAGCAGAAGTTTGCAAAGCCGTACTAAAAGGCATGGATGACGAGCAAGACTTCATCGTGGTAAATTTCGCAAATGGCGATATGGTGGGGCATACTGGCAACTATGAGGCTGCTATAAAAGCAGTAGAGGCAGTAGATACGGCTCTTGGAGAAATTTACACTAAGGCAAAAGAGAAAAACTATGCGATGATCATCACGAGTGATCACGGAAACTGCGAAGAGATGCGTGATAGCAGCGGTGAGCTACTGACAAATCACACGACTTATGATGTCTTTTGTTTTGTGATGGCTGATGGCGTAAAAAAAGTAAAAAACGGCGGTCTAAATAATATCGCTCCTAGTGTTTTAAAGATCATGGGGCTTGAAATTCCAGCTGAGATGGACGAGGCGTTAATATAA
- a CDS encoding 3'-5' exonuclease, giving the protein MAKSYICVFDCETIPDANLIRKIYGIDGSDEDVSVQAMALQKEASGSDFLPVMFHRVVAISAVMADEYGKFLKVSTMEGKDEREIIAKFLKFINDYNPRLVSFNGRGFDLPMLMVRAMRYNLNAAAYYESENKELNKNKWENYRTRYSPKFHLDLLDFISDFGSVRGLKLDTLCASLNLPGKYDVHGDQVLELYYAGELDKINEYCESDVLNTYWLFLKFELLQANILQDDYINHLNVMSEFLAKNCAHRGYTEVFCAAISDELARLDGKLDYEIKIQKEDDEEFDDFSDLDGVKDTPEQLNERLVRQGLDGLLKKASEVASATKKDKSFDEEKLPEINLDEE; this is encoded by the coding sequence ATGGCGAAAAGTTACATATGTGTCTTTGACTGCGAGACGATACCTGATGCAAATTTGATAAGAAAAATTTATGGCATTGATGGGAGCGATGAAGATGTGAGCGTGCAAGCGATGGCGCTGCAAAAAGAGGCCAGTGGGAGTGATTTTTTGCCTGTGATGTTTCATAGAGTGGTCGCGATCTCTGCTGTTATGGCTGATGAGTACGGCAAATTTTTAAAAGTTAGCACGATGGAGGGCAAGGATGAGCGCGAGATCATCGCTAAATTTTTAAAATTTATAAATGACTATAACCCAAGGCTTGTTAGCTTTAACGGCCGTGGCTTTGACCTACCGATGCTAATGGTGCGTGCGATGCGCTACAATCTAAATGCAGCCGCGTATTACGAGAGCGAAAACAAAGAGCTAAATAAAAATAAATGGGAAAACTATAGAACCAGATATTCGCCTAAATTTCACCTTGATCTGCTTGATTTTATAAGCGATTTTGGAAGCGTAAGAGGGCTAAAGCTTGATACGCTTTGCGCTAGCTTAAATTTACCTGGCAAGTACGATGTGCACGGCGATCAAGTGCTTGAACTCTACTACGCAGGCGAGCTTGATAAGATAAACGAGTACTGCGAAAGCGACGTGCTTAACACCTACTGGCTCTTTTTAAAATTTGAACTTTTACAGGCAAATATCTTACAAGATGACTATATAAATCACCTAAACGTGATGAGTGAATTTCTAGCCAAAAACTGCGCTCACAGAGGATACACTGAGGTCTTTTGCGCTGCGATAAGCGACGAGCTAGCTAGACTTGATGGCAAGCTTGATTACGAGATAAAGATCCAAAAAGAAGACGATGAAGAATTTGACGATTTTAGCGATCTTGATGGTGTGAAAGATACACCAGAGCAGCTAAATGAGCGTTTGGTAAGACAAGGACTTGATGGGCTTTTAAAAAAAGCTAGCGAGGTTGCGTCAGCTACAAAAAAAGATAAGAGTTTTGACGAAGAGAAACTACCTGAAATAAATTTGGACGAAGAATAG
- the waaC gene encoding lipopolysaccharide heptosyltransferase I, protein MQNKNQLKIAIVKLSALGDIVHAAIVLQFIKKHYPNTHITWLVDARFASLLKDHPLIDELVVLPLKQSFKQSYKILKTLGKFDKVIDLQGLFKSAVVAKIIGKQTYGFSRESVKEKIAARLYRHKFKIDYNENIIIRNLALVAFALNFSFEASEILEKAPCFEASEIYKNESGKKRVLIAAFASEESKIYNKFKDVIRLLDGCEIYLCYGSESEKVRAEAIISGTSAKLLEKLSIKEMISFITSCDLVIGNDSGLTHLAWAVNRPSITLFGNRPSHRNAYITDKNLVIDMGKQIDARSIDKNDFCIKEIYPETIANFAKRLLNG, encoded by the coding sequence ATGCAAAACAAAAATCAACTAAAAATAGCCATCGTCAAACTCTCCGCTCTTGGGGATATCGTGCATGCAGCTATTGTGCTTCAGTTTATCAAAAAGCACTATCCAAATACCCATATTACGTGGCTAGTTGATGCTCGTTTTGCAAGCCTTTTAAAAGATCATCCGCTTATCGACGAGCTAGTCGTTTTACCGCTTAAACAAAGCTTTAAACAAAGCTACAAGATACTAAAAACGCTTGGTAAATTTGACAAAGTGATCGATCTGCAAGGGCTTTTTAAATCAGCCGTCGTCGCGAAAATAATAGGCAAGCAAACTTATGGCTTTAGCAGAGAAAGTGTAAAAGAAAAGATCGCAGCCAGGCTTTATAGACATAAATTTAAAATTGATTACAACGAAAATATAATCATTAGAAATTTGGCACTTGTGGCTTTCGCTCTAAATTTTAGCTTTGAAGCAAGTGAAATTTTAGAAAAAGCGCCTTGCTTTGAAGCAAGTGAAATTTATAAAAACGAAAGTGGCAAAAAACGCGTTTTAATCGCTGCCTTTGCAAGCGAAGAGAGCAAAATTTATAACAAATTTAAAGATGTGATTAGGCTACTTGATGGATGTGAAATTTACCTTTGCTACGGAAGTGAGAGCGAGAAAGTAAGGGCTGAGGCGATCATCTCAGGCACCTCAGCAAAGCTACTTGAAAAACTTAGCATAAAAGAGATGATAAGCTTCATTACAAGCTGTGATTTAGTAATTGGCAACGATAGTGGCCTAACGCACCTTGCTTGGGCTGTAAATAGGCCTTCTATCACACTTTTTGGCAACCGTCCAAGCCACAGAAATGCTTACATCACGGATAAAAATTTAGTTATAGATATGGGCAAGCAAATAGATGCGAGAAGTATCGATAAAAACGA
- a CDS encoding M23 family metallopeptidase, producing MPFKKNVDIKTFKSDVEIVSIADGEVIKTGNFYCKTDHITIQYDTVEFGSFIIRYGEVNPSRVKVKAGDMVRKGQVIGYSGLMIDNGDHPNIVDKKIVTMLHFEYFTNGANKDDPLTVTNDSNNKFKRRKDLADPLEILKEGYKNTFGEIL from the coding sequence ATGCCTTTTAAAAAGAATGTAGACATAAAAACATTTAAGTCAGATGTAGAGATAGTATCTATAGCTGATGGCGAAGTAATAAAGACTGGTAATTTTTACTGTAAAACCGATCACATAACGATACAATACGACACAGTAGAATTTGGTAGCTTTATAATAAGATATGGCGAGGTTAATCCTTCAAGAGTAAAAGTAAAAGCGGGTGATATGGTACGAAAAGGTCAGGTTATAGGATATTCTGGACTAATGATTGATAACGGTGATCACCCAAATATAGTTGATAAAAAAATAGTAACCATGCTTCACTTTGAGTACTTTACAAATGGAGCCAACAAAGATGATCCTTTAACTGTCACTAATGATTCGAACAATAAATTTAAAAGACGTAAGGATCTAGCAGACCCACTGGAAATACTAAAGGAAGGATACAAAAATACTTTTGGAGAAATATTATGA
- the mraY gene encoding phospho-N-acetylmuramoyl-pentapeptide-transferase, translating to MFYYIYEILNFNIFQYITVRAGIAFFIAFALTTYLMPKFIAWAKAKNAAQPIYELAPQTHQKKAKTPTMGGLVFVFTAVLSTVICARLDNAFVLTSLFCLVCFTLLGYKDDYSKILGAKNHAGLSPKAKLFFQFLIAFLIASFLYFSKELNTEFYLPFYKQPIFDMKIFAIFFWTLVIVAASNSVNLTDGLDGLATVPSIFSLLTLGVFAYICGHAVFSSYLLLPKIIGVGESVVVSSALIGSLMGFLWFNCHPAEVFMGDSGSLSVGAYIGFMGVATKNEILLIIIGLIFVVETLSVILQVGSFKIFKRRIFLMAPIHHHFEIKGWAENKIIVRFWIIALLANLIALTALKIR from the coding sequence ATGTTTTACTATATCTATGAAATTTTAAATTTTAATATCTTTCAATACATCACCGTTCGTGCTGGTATCGCTTTTTTCATCGCTTTTGCACTCACAACTTATTTGATGCCCAAATTTATCGCTTGGGCAAAGGCAAAAAACGCTGCCCAGCCTATCTATGAGCTTGCCCCGCAAACTCACCAAAAAAAGGCCAAAACGCCGACCATGGGTGGACTTGTTTTTGTCTTTACAGCCGTACTTTCCACGGTAATTTGCGCAAGGCTTGATAACGCATTTGTCTTAACATCGCTCTTTTGCCTAGTTTGCTTTACGCTGCTTGGCTACAAGGACGATTACAGTAAAATTTTAGGAGCAAAAAATCACGCCGGCCTAAGCCCAAAAGCAAAACTATTTTTTCAATTTCTCATCGCCTTTTTGATCGCATCATTTTTGTACTTTAGCAAAGAGTTAAACACTGAATTTTACCTACCATTTTATAAGCAACCGATCTTTGACATGAAAATTTTTGCCATTTTCTTTTGGACGCTAGTCATAGTCGCTGCTTCAAATTCGGTAAATTTAACAGACGGGCTTGACGGGCTAGCTACTGTGCCATCGATATTTTCACTTTTAACACTTGGCGTTTTTGCTTATATCTGCGGACACGCTGTCTTTAGCTCATATTTACTCTTGCCAAAGATCATAGGCGTTGGCGAAAGCGTTGTTGTTTCTTCAGCTCTAATTGGCTCATTAATGGGCTTTTTATGGTTTAACTGCCATCCGGCCGAAGTCTTTATGGGTGATAGCGGTAGCTTAAGCGTTGGAGCATATATTGGTTTTATGGGCGTTGCGACAAAAAACGAAATTTTACTCATCATCATTGGCCTCATCTTTGTGGTTGAAACCCTAAGCGTTATCTTACAAGTGGGAAGCTTTAAAATTTTCAAACGCAGAATTTTTCTCATGGCGCCTATACATCACCATTTTGAGATAAAAGGCTGGGCGGAAAATAAGATCATCGTTCGCTTCTGGATCATCGCACTTTTAGCAAACCTAATCGCACTAACTGCGCTAAAGATCAGATAA
- the murD gene encoding UDP-N-acetylmuramoyl-L-alanine--D-glutamate ligase, protein MRKSLFGYGGTTKAIAKNFTKDGLWDIYDDKFSEISKDEFGNAILPVSEFDPAKSSLEIPSPGIPPHHELIKKAKNLVSEYDYFYEIYKENLPFNIWISGTNGKTTTTKMTQHLLESKGSVMGGNVGIALANLDPNAKIWILETSSFTLHYTKRATPGIYVLLPITPDHLSWHSNMSEYEKAKLKPLASMSESSVAIVPEIYANTPTKAKVIAYKDESDLAKFCGVSVDDINFKTPFLLDALLALAVEKILFDRCDVALLNTFVIEANKLEEFSDKNGKTWVNDTKATNIDASIQAVKRYKDHFIHLILGGDDKGVDMTPLFEYLKSLRVKIYAIGSNSDKLMKLATKFGIPALKCDFLQNAVNEINKELKTSEIALLSPAAASLDQFKSYAERGDKFKEFIKAL, encoded by the coding sequence ATGAGAAAATCACTATTTGGCTATGGTGGCACGACAAAGGCAATTGCAAAGAATTTCACAAAAGACGGTCTTTGGGATATCTATGATGATAAATTTAGTGAAATTTCAAAAGATGAGTTTGGTAATGCCATTTTGCCAGTTAGCGAATTTGATCCAGCAAAAAGCAGCCTAGAGATACCAAGCCCAGGCATCCCGCCTCATCACGAGCTTATTAAAAAAGCTAAGAATTTAGTTAGCGAGTATGACTATTTTTATGAAATTTATAAAGAAAATCTGCCATTTAACATCTGGATAAGCGGCACAAACGGCAAGACTACGACAACCAAGATGACGCAGCACTTGTTAGAGAGCAAGGGCTCAGTCATGGGCGGTAACGTTGGTATCGCGTTAGCAAATTTAGACCCAAACGCTAAAATTTGGATACTTGAGACTAGCTCATTTACCCTGCACTACACAAAGCGCGCTACACCTGGTATCTACGTGCTTTTGCCGATCACTCCAGATCATCTAAGCTGGCATAGTAACATGAGCGAGTATGAAAAGGCTAAGCTAAAGCCGCTTGCTAGCATGAGCGAAAGTAGCGTGGCGATAGTGCCTGAAATTTACGCCAACACACCAACAAAGGCAAAAGTGATCGCTTACAAAGATGAGAGCGATCTGGCCAAATTTTGTGGCGTAAGCGTAGATGATATAAATTTTAAAACGCCATTTTTGCTTGATGCGCTGCTAGCACTTGCGGTAGAGAAAATTTTATTTGACCGCTGCGATGTCGCGCTTTTAAATACCTTCGTCATCGAGGCAAATAAGCTTGAAGAATTTAGCGATAAAAATGGCAAAACCTGGGTCAATGACACAAAAGCGACTAACATAGATGCGAGCATACAAGCCGTAAAACGCTACAAAGATCATTTCATACATCTAATACTTGGTGGCGATGATAAGGGTGTTGACATGACGCCACTTTTTGAATACTTAAAGAGCTTAAGAGTAAAAATTTACGCCATTGGCTCAAATAGTGACAAACTCATGAAATTAGCGACTAAATTTGGCATACCGGCTTTAAAATGCGACTTTTTACAAAATGCTGTCAATGAGATAAATAAAGAGCTAAAGACTAGCGAGATAGCGCTTCTAAGCCCGGCAGCTGCGAGCCTTGATCAGTTTAAGAGCTATGCCGAGCGAGGCGATAAATTTAAAGAGTTTATAAAGGCGCTTTAA